In a single window of the Acyrthosiphon pisum isolate AL4f chromosome X, pea_aphid_22Mar2018_4r6ur, whole genome shotgun sequence genome:
- the LOC100575679 gene encoding uncharacterized protein LOC100575679, translated as MYPEDSIMCCLFPNSCNMFPRTLLMTFLDTSGLTSNPWQSTWLYVYMIIFIICLLKYVGKLIVHNDSSEENCIQELLLQKEEIMECIDNNFVSDENNSECNEVMAVSRVGQGEPEPVGCPVNALKNKPIPCESEEVSGRF; from the exons ATGTATCCAGAAGACAGTATTATGTGTTGTCTATTTCCAAATAGCTGTAATATGTTTCCCCGAACGCTGCTAATGACGTTTTTGGATACATCTGGATTAACTTCTAATCCGTGGCAATCAACATGGTTATATGTATACATGATTATCTTCATAATATGTCTCTTg AAATATGTTGGTAAATTAATTGTACACAATGACTCTTCCGAAGAAAATTGTATACAGGAACTATTGCTTCAGAAAGAAGAGATAATGGAATGTATTGACAACAACTTCGTTTCCGATGAAAATAATTCTGAATGCAATGAGGTAATGGCGGTATCAAGAGTAGGCCAGGGTGAACCCGAACCAGTGGGATGTCCAGTAAATGCTTTAAAGAATAAACCAATACCATGTGAATCGGAAGAAGTGAGTGGCAGGTTCTAA